A window of Daphnia pulicaria isolate SC F1-1A chromosome 10, SC_F0-13Bv2, whole genome shotgun sequence contains these coding sequences:
- the LOC124314417 gene encoding protein hu-li tai shao-like isoform X3, with protein MAAEAATTMAAAEQKLNGLDEQQLNGCEFDPNAVVDEDDLKKLRPPDIDADVRDMERRRRVEVMMGSRTFRDDLERIVDQQLREGGAAGLFALQQHISDLTGMGTHRGLGGGGGGGARCVIPINDIKGVDFPSYVKGEKIIRCKLAALYRLVDLFGWSQSIYNHITVRVSQEQEHFLLNPFGLLYSEVTASSLIKVDMQGNVVDPGTTNFGVNIAGFVLHSAIHAARPDAKCVVHIHHPACVAISALKCGFLPVSQESVLIGEVSYHDYYGILVDPEERESIARNLGPLNKVMFLRNHGLVILGETIEEAFFRACNTVLACESQIRMMPVGLDNLIMISEDAKRRSQEVAKRANEFTRAGRNNVTLTGVETGEQPEQEEVKEKPRTREVKWRQGDMEFEAYMRMLDNSGYRSGYPYRVHSVRTELPRQKHDVEVPPAVSSFGYLIEEDELYKNSPLRKLLDGRRTLDKNRWINSPNVYQKVEVVEQGTQDPKKITKWVPDGSPTHSSTPFKLEIAHQFVPMGTTSKEFKQKQKQIKENRRQGGISAGPQSHILEGVSWDEAQKLQDANTSGTGDHVVVVGAASKGIIQRDFQHHAMVYRTPYAKNPFDSVSDQEIEEYKRQVEMSQKGISEEHEVSYSTTEAPTMEPLVAESVVLSPSGEPVHPERKSSPTSPRPLSDDEDTTGAESPEPFAERSKSARLPRDGSGDAWDMFKRRSWSLGRDKRKHQNKGAEVNGDEIDNPQSQVSQSSRDESSARDMSTEDSPSKSKDKKKKKGLRTPSFLKKKSKEKKKPTPEA; from the exons ATGGCAGCCGAAGCAGCTACTACgatggctgctgctgaacAAAAGTTGAATGGATTGGACGAGCAGCAGCTCAACGGTTGCGAATTTGACCCCAACGCCGTGGTGGATGAGGacgatttaaagaaattacgGCCGCCAGATATCGACGCCGACGTCCGCGACATGGAACGTCGACGAAGAGTCGAAGTCATGATGGGCAGCAGGACCTTTCGCGATGACTTGGAGAGGATCGTTGACCAGCAGTTGAGAGAAGGAGGGGCTGCCGGACTCTTTGCTCTTCAACAGCACATTTCAGACTTGACCGGAATGG GTACCCATCGAGGGTTGGGCGGCGGTGGAGGTGGTGGAGCGCGTTGCGTTATCCCCATCAACGATATTAAAGGCGTGGATTTCCCCAGTTACGTTAAAGGAGAAAAGATCATTCGGTGCAAGTTGGCAGCCCTCTACCGGCTGGTCGACCTTTTCGGCTGGTCGCAATCTATTTACAATCACATTACG GTTCGCGTGAGCCAGGAGCAGGAGCACTTTCTATTGAACCCGTTTGGTCTGCTGTACAGCGAAGTAACGGCCTCTTCCCTGATTAAGGTCGACatgcag GGCAATGTGGTCGACCCAGGAACAACGAACTTTGGAGTCAACATTGCCGGTTTCGTCCTACATTCGGCCATCCACGCTGCCCGCCCGGACGCCAAATGTGTCGTCCACATCCACCATCCAGCTTGCGTCGCC ATCTCCGCCCTGAAATGCGGGTTCCTTCCCGTCAGTCAGGAGAGCGTGTTGATCGGGGAAGTGAGCTACCACGACTACTACGGCATTTTGGTGGATCCTGAAGAGCGTGAGTCGATCGCACGGAATCTCGGCCCCTTGAACAAA GTGATGTTCCTCCGCAATCATGGCCTAGTCATCCTTGGCGAGACCATCGAGGAGGCATTTTTTCGCGCCTGCAATACCGTCCTGGCCTGCGAGTCACAAATCAGAATGATGCCCGTCGGTCTCGACAATTTGATCATGATTTCAGAGGACGCCAAACGACGCTCTCAG GAGGTAGCCAAGAGAGCCAACGAGTTCACTAGAGCCGGACGCAATAATGTTACATTGACTGGAGTCGAGACTGGAGAGCAACCCGAACAAGAAGAGGTTAAAGAGAAACCTCGGACTCGCGAGGTCAAGTGGCGACAGGGCGACATGGAATTCGAAGCTTACATGCGGATGTTGGATAACTCT gGTTACCGAAGTGGATATCCGTACCGCGTCCATTCAGTGAGAACGGAACTGCCCAGGCAGAAACATGACGTCGAAGTCCCACCGGCCGTCTCTTCCTTTGGTTATTTGATCGAGGAAGACGAGCTATACAAAAACag CCCACTCAGAAAGTTGCTAGACGGACGTCGAACCCTGGATAAGAACCGCTGGATCAATTCACCCAACGTCTACCAAAAAGTGGAAGTAGTCGAGCAAGGAACGCAGGATCCCAAGAAGATCACCAAG TGGGTACCCGATGGCTCTCCGACTCACAGCAGCACTCCGTTCAAGTTGGAGATTGCCCACCAATTTGTTCCCATGGGCACGACATCGAAGGAATTTAAACAGAAGCAGAAGCAGATCAAAGAGAACCGTCGCCAAGGTGGCATCAGTGCCGGCCCCCAGTCGCACATTTTGGAAGGTGTCAGTTGGGACGAAGCTCAAAAATTACAA GACGCTAATACAAGCGGCACAGGCGACCATGTAGTTGTTGTCGGTGCAGCATCAAAAGGCATCATTCAACGTGACTTCCAGCACCACGCCATGGTCTACAG AACTCCGTACGCCAAGAATCCCTTTGATTCCGTCTCGGATCAAGAGATTGAGGAATACAAAAGACAAGTGGAGATGTCTCAGAAGGGTATTTCAG AGGAACACGAAGTCAGTTACTCAACTACGGAAGCTCCCACGATGGAGCCTCTTGTAGCCGAGTCTGTCGTACTATCTCCAAGTGGTGAGCCAGTCCACCCCGAACGGAAATCATCACCAACATCGCCACGGCCGCTAAGTGACGACGAAG ATACCACAGGGGCCGAGTCGCCTGAGCCTTTTGCCGAGCGCTCGAAATCCGCCCGCCTTCCGCGCGACG GGTCGGGCGATGCTTGGGACATGTTCAAGCGTCGCTCGTGGTCGCTGGGCCGCGACAAGAGGAAACACCAGAATAAAG GCGCTGAAGTGAATGGCGACGAAATAGACAACCCACAGAGCCAGGTGTCGCAGAGTAGCCGCGACGAATCGTCAGCTCGCGACATGTCGACGGAAGATTCTCCCTCCAAATCCaaggacaagaagaagaagaaaggactTCGAACACCATCCTTCCTCAAGAAGAAAagcaaggagaagaagaagccaacaCCAGAAGCTTGA